The following coding sequences are from one Maridesulfovibrio bastinii DSM 16055 window:
- a CDS encoding molybdopterin-dependent aldehyde oxidoreductase, protein MITKKLYVNGIEHNVLTENTETLANVIRKNLGLTGTKVGCGEGQCGACSVIMNGKLIRSCVTKMKRVPDGAAICTIEGIGTPLNLHAIQMAWMLHGGAQCGFCTPGFIVSTKALLEANPDPTREEIRDWFQKYRNVCRCTGYQHLVDAVRDAADVINGRKAIEDLAYQMPKDGKVFGTRQPRPSAVAKVTGTWDFGGDTGLKMPDDTLQCALVQAEVSHANVISVDTTEAEKMPGVFKVVTAKDVKGKNRITGLITFPTNLGDGWERPILADKKIFQYGDAIAIVCADTDAHAKAAAKAVKVELEQLPEYMSAPAALAEDAIEIHPGTPNAYYLPKIAKGEDTKPIFEKADVTIEGEYYTSRQPHLPIEPDVGYAYFDDNGKLFIHSKSVGIHLHLLMIAPGLGLEPDQLALVQNNAGGTFGYKFSPTMEALLGAAAMATGRPVFLQYNYAQQQNYTGKRSPFWSTVKYAANKDGKILAMETDWTCDHGPYSEFGDLLTLRGAQYIGAGYDIPNIRGEGRCVATNHCWGAAFRGYGAPESEFPSEVLMDELAEKLGMDPLELRYVNCYREGSTTPTGQVPEVICLPDMIDAIRPLYKEAKEKAAANSTDTIKRGVGVAIGVYGAGLDGPDTAEANIELNPDGTVTLYNAWEDHGQGADMGSLATAHQALRPLGLLPEQIHLVMNDTSKCPNSGPAGGSRSQVMVGQAIRVACEMLLEGMRKPSSGRFRTYDEMIAENIPVFYEGSWTQPANDCDENSQGNPFANYMYGLFLAEVAVDITTGKTKVEGMACAADVGELANELIVDGQIYGGLAQGIGLALTEDYEDLKKHASMKGAGIPYIKDVPDNMKIIYCTHPRPDGPFGASGVGEMPLTAPHAAIINAIAQGCGARVRHLPARPEKVLAALKG, encoded by the coding sequence ATGATCACCAAAAAACTCTACGTCAACGGTATTGAGCACAATGTTTTGACCGAAAACACTGAAACGCTCGCTAACGTTATTCGTAAAAATCTCGGGTTGACCGGAACAAAGGTCGGCTGTGGCGAAGGACAGTGCGGTGCTTGTAGTGTAATCATGAACGGCAAGCTCATCCGTTCCTGCGTTACCAAAATGAAACGTGTTCCCGATGGAGCTGCTATCTGCACAATTGAAGGTATCGGAACTCCTCTGAACCTTCATGCTATCCAGATGGCATGGATGCTCCACGGCGGCGCACAGTGCGGTTTCTGCACACCCGGATTCATCGTTTCCACAAAAGCTCTTCTGGAAGCAAACCCGGACCCCACCCGTGAAGAAATTCGCGACTGGTTCCAGAAATACCGCAACGTTTGCCGTTGTACCGGTTATCAGCACCTCGTAGACGCTGTTCGTGACGCAGCAGATGTTATCAACGGCAGAAAAGCCATTGAAGATCTTGCCTACCAGATGCCGAAAGACGGAAAAGTTTTCGGAACAAGACAGCCCCGCCCGAGCGCAGTCGCCAAGGTTACCGGAACCTGGGACTTCGGTGGTGATACCGGACTCAAAATGCCCGATGACACCCTGCAGTGCGCACTCGTACAGGCTGAAGTTTCTCACGCCAACGTTATTTCAGTTGACACAACCGAAGCTGAAAAAATGCCCGGCGTTTTCAAAGTTGTTACCGCTAAAGACGTTAAAGGTAAAAACCGCATCACCGGTCTGATCACCTTCCCCACCAACCTTGGTGATGGTTGGGAACGTCCTATCCTCGCTGATAAAAAGATATTCCAGTATGGTGACGCAATAGCTATCGTCTGCGCAGACACAGATGCACACGCTAAAGCAGCAGCCAAAGCTGTTAAAGTTGAACTTGAACAGCTTCCTGAATACATGAGCGCTCCTGCAGCTCTTGCTGAAGACGCCATTGAAATTCACCCCGGCACACCTAACGCATACTATCTGCCTAAGATCGCCAAAGGTGAAGACACCAAACCTATCTTTGAAAAAGCTGATGTAACAATCGAAGGCGAATACTACACCAGCCGCCAGCCTCACCTCCCCATCGAACCTGATGTAGGTTATGCCTACTTCGATGATAACGGTAAGCTCTTCATCCATTCAAAATCAGTTGGTATCCATCTCCATCTGCTTATGATTGCTCCCGGTCTCGGCCTTGAGCCTGATCAGCTTGCTCTGGTTCAGAACAACGCCGGTGGTACTTTCGGATACAAATTCAGCCCGACCATGGAAGCTCTCCTCGGAGCAGCAGCAATGGCAACCGGCAGACCTGTATTCCTGCAGTACAACTATGCACAGCAGCAGAACTACACCGGTAAACGTTCACCATTCTGGTCTACTGTAAAATATGCAGCAAACAAAGATGGTAAAATCCTTGCCATGGAAACCGACTGGACATGTGACCACGGTCCTTACTCAGAATTCGGTGACCTGCTTACTCTTCGTGGCGCACAGTACATCGGTGCCGGTTACGACATCCCCAATATTCGCGGTGAAGGCCGTTGCGTAGCAACCAACCACTGCTGGGGTGCAGCTTTCCGTGGTTACGGTGCTCCTGAATCCGAATTCCCCTCTGAAGTTCTCATGGACGAACTCGCAGAGAAACTCGGAATGGATCCCCTCGAACTGCGTTATGTAAACTGCTACCGTGAAGGATCCACCACTCCTACCGGACAGGTTCCTGAAGTTATCTGCCTTCCTGACATGATCGACGCTATACGTCCTTTATATAAAGAAGCTAAAGAAAAAGCAGCTGCTAACTCAACTGATACTATTAAACGCGGCGTAGGTGTTGCAATCGGTGTTTACGGTGCCGGACTTGACGGCCCTGATACCGCTGAAGCAAACATTGAACTCAACCCCGACGGAACTGTAACCCTGTACAACGCATGGGAAGATCACGGTCAGGGTGCTGATATGGGTTCACTCGCAACAGCACACCAGGCTCTGAGACCTCTCGGACTGCTGCCTGAACAGATTCATCTCGTAATGAACGACACCAGCAAATGCCCGAACTCCGGTCCTGCCGGTGGTAGCCGCAGCCAGGTTATGGTTGGTCAGGCTATCCGCGTAGCTTGTGAAATGCTGCTTGAAGGAATGCGTAAACCTTCCAGTGGTAGATTCCGCACTTACGATGAAATGATTGCCGAAAACATTCCTGTTTTCTACGAAGGCAGCTGGACTCAGCCTGCTAACGATTGTGACGAAAACTCACAGGGTAATCCTTTCGCCAACTACATGTACGGACTGTTCCTCGCCGAAGTTGCCGTTGATATCACCACCGGTAAAACAAAGGTTGAAGGAATGGCATGTGCCGCTGACGTAGGTGAACTCGCCAACGAACTGATTGTTGACGGTCAGATCTACGGTGGTCTTGCTCAGGGTATCGGCCTCGCACTTACCGAGGATTACGAAGACCTTAAGAAGCATGCATCCATGAAGGGCGCAGGTATCCCCTACATTAAGGATGTTCCTGACAACATGAAGATCATATACTGCACGCACCCCCGTCCTGACGGACCGTTCGGTGCTTCCGGTGTAGGTGAAATGCCTCTTACCGCTCCTCATGCAGCTATCATCAATGCGATAGCTCAGGGTTGTGGAGCTCGTGTAAGGCATCTGCCTGCAAGACCTGAAAAAGTTCTTGCAGCTCTCAAAGGCTAA
- a CDS encoding molybdopterin-binding protein, with the protein MKKFIPVEEAVGMVLCHDMTRIVPGEFKGRAFKKGHVITKEDVPQLKDIGKEHIYVLTLDDEHVHENEAGIRIATAASGKGIELSEVCEGRVNFHASHDGLLRINVEALHSINNIEDVVISTLHTNQSVKKGQAVAGTRIIPLATDEGRIKKVEELCLQSYPIVDVLPFKHFNVGVVTTGTEVYTGRIQDKFGPVIREKFEALGSTVIHQEFVSDDSEMTVAAIHKLLDSGADMIVCTGGMSVDPDDQTPASIRAAGGKVVTYGSPTFPGAMFMLAWIGKIPVLGLPGCVMYHRASIFDLAVPRILAGLEVTREDITSMGHGGYCATCKVCRYPICPFGK; encoded by the coding sequence ATGAAGAAATTCATACCTGTGGAAGAAGCGGTCGGCATGGTGCTCTGTCATGATATGACCAGAATAGTCCCCGGAGAATTCAAGGGAAGAGCATTTAAAAAGGGACATGTCATCACTAAGGAAGACGTTCCGCAACTCAAAGACATCGGCAAGGAACACATATACGTTTTAACTCTTGACGATGAACATGTGCATGAAAATGAAGCAGGAATAAGAATAGCCACAGCTGCTTCGGGAAAAGGCATCGAACTCTCCGAAGTCTGTGAGGGAAGGGTTAATTTTCATGCCAGTCATGACGGTCTTTTAAGAATCAATGTTGAGGCTCTGCACTCCATCAACAATATTGAAGACGTCGTTATTTCCACCCTGCATACCAACCAGTCCGTCAAAAAAGGACAGGCAGTAGCCGGAACAAGGATAATACCTCTTGCTACTGATGAAGGTAGAATAAAAAAAGTCGAAGAACTCTGTCTTCAGAGCTATCCCATTGTGGATGTGCTCCCATTCAAGCATTTCAATGTCGGAGTTGTTACTACGGGAACCGAAGTATACACCGGCAGAATCCAAGATAAATTTGGTCCAGTAATTCGCGAAAAATTTGAGGCCCTCGGCAGTACGGTCATACATCAGGAGTTTGTTTCCGACGATTCCGAAATGACAGTCGCCGCAATTCACAAACTTCTTGATTCCGGGGCGGACATGATTGTCTGTACCGGAGGGATGAGCGTTGATCCTGACGATCAGACTCCAGCTTCCATAAGAGCTGCCGGAGGAAAAGTTGTCACTTACGGATCCCCGACTTTCCCAGGTGCCATGTTCATGCTCGCATGGATTGGCAAAATACCGGTTCTCGGTCTTCCCGGCTGTGTAATGTACCACAGGGCGAGCATTTTCGACCTGGCGGTTCCGCGCATTCTGGCCGGATTAGAAGTCACGAGGGAAGATATCACATCCATGGGTCACGGCGGCTATTGCGCAACATGCAAGGTCTGTCGTTATCCGATCTGCCCGTTCGGAAAATAG
- a CDS encoding putative quinol monooxygenase, with protein sequence MVIVNAIIKPSQGNEKKVEKILRSLIPKVEKEERTLIYDLYRSKSEPCTFFFYECYPDQQALDSHSAQPYLQELGGRLEGLLREDNFVEVFELLDRIQK encoded by the coding sequence ATGGTGATCGTCAACGCAATAATCAAACCTTCACAGGGGAATGAAAAAAAAGTCGAAAAAATTCTAAGATCCCTGATCCCCAAAGTGGAAAAAGAAGAACGGACACTTATCTACGATTTGTACCGCTCTAAATCTGAGCCATGCACTTTTTTCTTTTATGAATGCTACCCTGATCAACAGGCTCTTGATTCCCACTCTGCCCAGCCGTACCTTCAGGAGCTTGGAGGCAGACTTGAGGGACTGTTAAGGGAAGATAACTTTGTTGAAGTTTTTGAACTGCTGGATAGAATCCAGAAATAG
- the zupT gene encoding zinc transporter ZupT produces the protein MDHNLLFAFSLTLFAGLSTGIGSALAFFSSRTNTKFLALALGFSAGVMLYVSFIEIFVKAREALIAAWGTTGGNWGATTAFFAGIAISAIIDKLVPDVENPHEVQLVEDMEDSQAIAEARKKNDLMRMGVFTALAIAIHNFPEGLATFTAAMSDPELAIPIAIAIAIHNIPEGIAVSVPVFYATGSRSKAFWLSLSSGLAEPIGAGIGFLLLMPFMSQAVFGVLFGIVAGIMVFISLDELLPAAETYGEHHLCIYGLVAGMFVMALSLLLFL, from the coding sequence ATGGATCATAATTTATTGTTTGCGTTTTCATTGACACTTTTTGCCGGATTGTCAACCGGAATAGGAAGTGCGCTGGCTTTTTTCTCCAGCAGGACGAATACCAAATTTCTTGCACTGGCTTTAGGCTTTTCAGCCGGAGTCATGCTTTATGTCTCATTCATAGAGATTTTTGTTAAGGCGAGGGAAGCGCTTATTGCGGCATGGGGAACAACAGGAGGAAACTGGGGGGCGACTACAGCTTTTTTTGCAGGAATAGCTATTTCAGCCATCATTGATAAGCTTGTACCGGATGTGGAAAATCCTCATGAGGTCCAGCTTGTTGAAGATATGGAAGATTCTCAGGCTATAGCAGAGGCCCGCAAAAAAAATGATCTGATGCGCATGGGCGTTTTTACAGCTCTGGCAATCGCAATCCACAATTTTCCTGAGGGACTGGCAACTTTTACAGCTGCTATGAGTGACCCTGAGCTAGCAATTCCAATTGCTATAGCTATCGCCATACATAATATTCCGGAAGGTATAGCCGTTTCCGTTCCTGTCTTTTATGCTACAGGAAGCCGCAGCAAAGCTTTCTGGCTATCCCTGTCTTCCGGGCTAGCCGAGCCGATTGGAGCCGGCATAGGTTTTCTGCTCCTTATGCCTTTCATGAGCCAGGCGGTATTTGGAGTCCTTTTCGGGATTGTTGCCGGGATCATGGTTTTCATCTCACTTGATGAGTTGTTACCAGCCGCGGAAACCTATGGTGAACACCATCTTTGTATATATGGTCTGGTTGCCGGAATGTTTGTAATGGCGTTGAGCCTTCTATTGTTTCTTTAA